In Gambusia affinis linkage group LG08, SWU_Gaff_1.0, whole genome shotgun sequence, a single window of DNA contains:
- the snx1a gene encoding sorting nexin-1a has protein sequence MATSSERSPPPFPDSEDQDALDSEVVRGRDSDEDDGDELFMSAANTPMAKTESPSPPRSEFADLMRNPLIEPLSSSTNKPSSELFEDLTNDAAGEASAEELDEFVDLLGSKAAAQRKEVDVTVEAAAVDKGETSHGATDLLADGETRSASEQEATSAAPVMDLGGSQQPPASAKVTDHMEYLLSCLPATATSDAQQPGGAVVDLFDDEGSDIFTGAPSTKPAKQPQKSLFGDADEDLFGEPLGAVSKKAAGKEQKEKSVPASAGEPAHDFTEEAVGTVPNARAVNSKTNGIPPEEDSDIFSEATVELSLDSPRSERRKDATTKPPASASASLAKPQSVAVEELEEEEEEELEDKFDVYVSVKDPEKIGDGMNAYMAYKVSTQTSLPMFRNKTFTVRRRFSDFLGLYEKLSEKHGPSGLIVPPPPEKNLLGMTKMKVGKEDSSSADFLERRRGALERYLQRVVSHPMLLQDPDVREFLEKEELPRAVSTQALSGAGFLKMLNKASDAVSKMTIKMNESDVWFEEKLQEVESADQQFRKLHALVESLVVHRKELSLNTASFAKSAAMLGSAEDNTALSRALSQLAEVEDKMEQLHQDQAANDTFSFAEMIADFIRLLGAVRGTFDQRMKAWQRWQDAQAMLQKKRETEAKLLWANKPDKLQLAKEEIAEWEAKVTQYERDFDRVSATVRKEVVRFEKEKTKNFKRQIIVYLESLLQSQQQLIKYWEAFLPEAKAIA, from the exons GCCAATACGCCCATGGCCAAAACGGAGAGCCCATCACCACCTCGCAGCGAGTTCGCTGACCTCATGCGTAACCCTTTGATTGAGCCCCTCAGCAGCTCGACAAACAAACCCTCCTCTGAGCTTTTCGAGGACCTGACGAATGACGCAGCGGGTGAGGCGTCTGCCGAGGAATTGGATGAGTTTGTTGACCTTCTGGGAAGTaaagcagcagcacaaagaaaGGAAGTGGATGTTACGGTGGAAGCAGCGGCGGTGGATAAGGGTGAAACAAGCCATGGCGCAACAGATTTACTCGCCGATGGAGAAACGAGAAGTGCCTCTGAACAGGAAGCGACTTCTGCCGCTCCAGTCATGGACCTCGGCGGCTCGCAGCAGCCACCTGCCAGTGCCAAGGTCACCGACCACATGGAGTATCTCCTGAGCTGTCTGCCGGCCACCGCCACGTCCGACGCCCAGCAACCCGGCGGCGCGGTGGTCGACCTCTTCGACGACGAGGGAAGCGACATTTTCACCGGAGCCCCATCTACCAAACCTGCCAAGCAGCCTCAGAAGAGCCTCTTCGGCGACGCCGACGAGGACCTGTTCGGCGAGCCGCTGGGCGCCGTCTCAAAGAAAGCCGCCGGTAAGGAACAGAAGGAGAAATCAGTCCCCGCTTCAGCTGGAGAACCTGCACACGACTTCACCGAGGAGGCGGTCGGCACGGTGCCAAACGCCAGAGCGGTCAACTCCAAAACCAACGGAATCCCTCCAGAAGAGGACTCTGATATATTTTCAG AAGCCACAGTGGAGCTTTCCCTGGACAGTCCAAGGAGCGAGAGAAGGAAAGACGCGACGACCAAACCGCCTGCGTCCGCCTCAGCCAGCCTCGCCAAACCACAGTCTGTCGCCGTGGAAGAG ctggaagaagaggaggaagaggaacttGAAGATAAGTTTGACGTTTATGTCTCTGTTAAAGACCCTGAAAAAATAG GGGACGGCATGAACGCCTACATGGCTTATAAAGTATCAACACAG aCCTCTCTGCCGATGTTCCGCAACAAAACGTTTACGGTGAGGCGACGCTTCAGCGACTTCCTCGGCCTCTACGAGAAGCTTTCCGAAAAACACGGACCAAGCGGATTGATCGTTCCTCCGCCGCCGGAAAAAAACCTCCTGG GAATGACAAAAATGAAGGTGGGAAAAGAAGATTCATCGTCGGCAGACTTTCtggagaggagaagaggagcTTTGGAAAG GTATCTCCAGAGAGTAGTGTCTCACCCAATGCTCCTGCAGGATCCTGATGTCAGGGAGTTTCTGgagaaagaggaa CTGCCCAGAGCCGTCAGCACCCAGGCGCTGAGCGGGGCCGGCTTCCTTAAGATGCTCAACAAGGCATCAGACGCCGTCAGTAAAATGACCATCAAGATGAACGAGTCGGATGTG TGGTTtgaggagaagctgcaggaggTTGAGTCTGCAGATCAGCAGTTCAGGAAGCTCCACGCTCTGGTTGAGTCGCTCGTCGTTCACAGAAAAG AGCTGTCCCTGAACACGGCGAGCTTCGCCAAGAGCGCGGCCATGCTGGGCAGCGCCGAGGACAACACGGCGCTGTCCCGCGCCCTGTCGCAGCTGGCCGAGGTGGAGGACAAGATGGAGCAGCTCCACCAGGACCAGGCCGCCAACGACACCTTCAGCTTCGCCGAGATGATCGCAGACTTCATCCGCCTGCTGGGAGCCGTCAGG GGAACCTTCGACCAGCGGATGAAGGCGTGGCAGCGCTGGCAGGACGCGCAGGCCATGCTGCAGAAGAAGAGGGAGACGGAGGCCAAGCTGCTGTGGGCCAACAAGCCGGACAAGCTGCAGCTGGCCAAGGAGGAGATCGCCGAG TGGGAGGCCAAAGTGACTCAGTACGAGAGAGACTTTGACAGAGTTTCTGCAACTGTACGCAAGGAAGTCGTCCGCTTCGAG aaagaaaagaccaAGAATTTCAAGAGACAGATAATCGTGTACCTGGAGTCCCTGCTTCAGTCTCAGCAGCAG ctgatCAAGTACTGGGAGGCGTTCCTGCCTGAAGCGAAAGCCATCGCCTAA